The following proteins are co-located in the Piscirickettsia litoralis genome:
- a CDS encoding DUF4124 domain-containing protein, which yields MKANSSTYLLLFSLSFSLASIHLNTSHGAVYSWQDTQGVTHFSNQPHTGSKQLHLSEPIRFPTSPTLTATTIKNSPQLKTATHDNYLSIISPKNNQSINNAAGNIKIKLKPLSNTDTYRYYYYIDNKLIKES from the coding sequence ATGAAAGCAAACTCATCAACCTATTTACTTTTATTCAGCTTAAGCTTCTCCCTTGCATCTATCCATCTAAACACAAGTCATGGTGCTGTTTACAGTTGGCAAGACACACAAGGGGTCACTCACTTTAGCAATCAACCCCATACAGGTTCAAAACAACTACACCTTTCAGAACCTATCCGTTTTCCTACATCACCAACATTAACCGCAACAACAATAAAAAACAGCCCACAATTGAAAACAGCAACCCACGATAACTATTTAAGTATCATTTCACCAAAAAACAATCAAAGTATCAATAATGCAGCGGGAAATATCAAAATAAAATTAAAACCCTTATCTAACACCGATACATATCGTTATTACTACTATATTGACAATAAACTCATTAAAGAATCT
- a CDS encoding EamA family transporter, with amino-acid sequence MQATSLFYSLRTHALFDKLVLACGVTFISFSSVFVHLISAGPATIGAYRMAIGGLILLLFTFITKKSIVITKRFIFPAMIAGLFFCLDLATWHQSIHYVGPGLATILNSCQIFLLAFHQLVFSKRKNPQTPDYCINLYYSRWFITLFK; translated from the coding sequence ATGCAAGCAACCTCTCTATTCTACTCATTACGCACCCACGCACTATTTGATAAGTTAGTTCTTGCCTGTGGCGTCACTTTTATTAGCTTCTCTTCTGTCTTCGTTCACCTTATTTCTGCAGGACCAGCAACCATTGGTGCATACCGGATGGCCATCGGCGGCCTAATTTTGCTTTTATTCACTTTTATTACTAAAAAATCTATTGTTATTACCAAGCGTTTCATTTTTCCTGCTATGATCGCCGGATTATTTTTCTGCCTTGATCTTGCCACCTGGCACCAAAGCATCCACTATGTTGGCCCCGGACTTGCAACAATTTTAAACAGCTGCCAGATTTTTTTGCTTGCTTTTCATCAGCTTGTTTTTTCTAAAAGAAAAAATCCACAAACACCAGATTATTGCATTAATCTTTATTATTCCAGGTGGTTTATTACTCTGTTTAAATGA
- a CDS encoding DMT family transporter, which produces MFFLKEKIHKHQIIALIFIIPGGLLLCLNDWLNLGHQYHWGVIIGLISGLCYSGYIYTLRKANINNTSKNKNKNANEKSPNTLSILTITTFSAMIFLLIIAIATGEHLTLGTPSNYAWVSAYALVSQVIGWGLISYALPKVNVSVAAFILILQPTLSFIWDVLFFNRITPWFEWLGIIIILTAVSLANHTHSSH; this is translated from the coding sequence TTGTTTTTTCTAAAAGAAAAAATCCACAAACACCAGATTATTGCATTAATCTTTATTATTCCAGGTGGTTTATTACTCTGTTTAAATGACTGGCTTAACCTCGGTCACCAATACCACTGGGGAGTGATTATCGGTCTTATTTCAGGGCTTTGCTATAGCGGCTATATTTATACTCTAAGAAAAGCAAATATCAATAATACAAGTAAGAATAAAAATAAAAATGCAAATGAAAAATCACCTAATACTTTATCTATATTAACAATCACTACCTTTTCAGCGATGATTTTTTTACTGATTATCGCAATAGCGACAGGTGAGCACCTAACACTCGGCACCCCATCAAATTATGCCTGGGTTTCAGCGTATGCATTGGTTTCTCAAGTCATCGGCTGGGGGTTAATCAGCTACGCACTCCCTAAAGTCAATGTCAGTGTCGCCGCTTTCATCCTGATTTTACAGCCTACTCTTTCTTTTATCTGGGATGTGCTATTTTTTAACCGCATCACCCCTTGGTTTGAGTGGCTAGGAATTATAATTATTCTTACCGCTGTTTCTCTGGCTAATCACACCCACTCAAGTCATTAA
- the gatB gene encoding Asp-tRNA(Asn)/Glu-tRNA(Gln) amidotransferase subunit GatB, with amino-acid sequence MEWETVIGLEVHIQLATQSKIFSGASTAYGALPNTQACSIDLGLPGVLPVLNKDTVEMAVKFALASNSKVNPRSIFSRKHYFYADLPKGYQISQYDQPIVHDGYLDVRLDGDKVKRIGITRAHLEEDAGKSLHEDFHGLSGIDLNRAGTPLLEIVSEPDMRNAEEAVAYLKTLHSLVRYLEICDGNMQEGSFRVDVNVSVRPKGQAEFGTRTETKNLNSFRFIDRAINFEVERQIQVLESGGTINQETRLFDAMKGETRSLRSKEDAHDYRYFPDPDLLPVAIEPRFIEDIKATMPELPEQKRQRFVEQYSLSDYDAGVLTANRDMANFYEGAVKAADGHAKLVANLMMGDFYAALNKELLDVTESPISATQLGGLIARVGDNTISGKIAKDIFIAMWEGQGDADTIIEKKGLKQITDPAAIASIVDEVMAANPTQLEQYRSGKDKLFGFFVGQAMKASKGKANPAELNKVLKQKLSS; translated from the coding sequence ATGGAATGGGAAACCGTTATCGGGCTGGAAGTACATATTCAGCTCGCCACACAATCAAAAATATTTTCCGGTGCATCCACAGCTTACGGCGCACTACCCAACACACAAGCGTGCTCAATTGATTTAGGTTTACCTGGCGTTTTGCCTGTCCTCAATAAAGACACGGTAGAAATGGCCGTTAAATTTGCTTTAGCGTCTAATTCTAAGGTAAATCCGCGCTCTATTTTCTCACGTAAGCATTACTTTTATGCGGATCTGCCTAAAGGTTATCAAATCAGTCAATATGACCAGCCTATCGTTCATGATGGTTACCTTGACGTTCGCTTAGACGGTGATAAGGTTAAACGCATCGGCATCACCCGCGCCCACCTTGAAGAGGACGCAGGTAAGTCTTTGCATGAAGATTTCCATGGTTTAAGCGGCATCGACTTAAATCGTGCAGGCACCCCCTTACTTGAAATCGTCTCTGAACCTGATATGCGTAATGCCGAAGAAGCGGTTGCTTACCTCAAAACCTTGCACTCTCTCGTGCGTTATCTGGAGATTTGCGATGGTAATATGCAAGAAGGCTCTTTCCGTGTCGATGTCAACGTTTCAGTACGCCCGAAAGGTCAGGCTGAGTTTGGCACCCGCACTGAGACGAAAAACTTAAACTCTTTTCGCTTTATCGACCGCGCTATTAATTTTGAAGTCGAACGCCAGATCCAGGTGCTAGAGTCCGGTGGTACGATTAATCAAGAAACTCGCCTTTTTGATGCAATGAAGGGAGAGACTCGTTCATTGCGTTCTAAAGAAGATGCGCATGATTATCGCTATTTTCCAGATCCTGACTTATTACCGGTTGCTATCGAGCCTCGTTTTATTGAAGACATTAAAGCGACAATGCCAGAACTTCCTGAGCAAAAACGCCAGCGTTTTGTCGAGCAATATAGCTTGAGCGATTATGATGCCGGCGTACTCACCGCAAACCGCGATATGGCAAACTTTTATGAAGGCGCCGTAAAAGCGGCCGATGGCCATGCTAAGCTCGTTGCCAATTTAATGATGGGCGATTTTTATGCCGCTTTAAATAAAGAGCTACTCGATGTTACTGAAAGCCCAATTTCGGCAACGCAATTAGGTGGTCTGATTGCCCGTGTCGGCGATAATACAATTTCCGGTAAAATTGCTAAGGATATTTTCATTGCCATGTGGGAAGGCCAAGGCGATGCCGATACTATTATCGAGAAAAAAGGCTTAAAGCAAATCACTGACCCTGCCGCTATTGCCTCCATCGTTGATGAAGTGATGGCCGCAAACCCAACACAACTTGAACAATACCGTTCAGGCAAAGATAAACTGTTCGGCTTTTTTGTCGGCCAAGCAATGAAAGCTTCTAAAGGTAAAGCCAACCCTGCCGAGCTTAATAAAGTGCTTAAACAAAAACTATCTTCTTAA
- the gatA gene encoding Asp-tRNA(Asn)/Glu-tRNA(Gln) amidotransferase subunit GatA, with amino-acid sequence MSGNTIAEHIQALKNKTISSVELTQHYLDHIKTTDNTLNNFISITEDQALTAAKQADEKLAQGSDITPLTGVPIAYKDIFCTDGVKTSCGSKMLDSFIAPYDATVVSKLKNAGTVMLGKTNMDEFAMGSSNETSFYGASKNPWDLNKVPGGSSGGSASAVAARQAPATLGTDTGGSIRQPASLCGITGLKPTYGRISRFGMIAYASSLDQAGPMTQTAEDAAIMLNVMAGFDEKDSTSVDQPVEDYTKHLNNSLEGVRIGLPKEYFSEGLDSQVEKQVQLAIAEYEKLGAKICEISLPTTQLAVPAYYVIAPAECSSNLARMDGVRFGHRADNPADLIDLYKRSRAEGFSDEVKRRIMVGTYALSAGYYDAYYNKAQQVRQLISDDFKRAFNEVDVIAGPTAPTTAFDFGSKKDPVAMYLSDIYTIAVNLAGLPGLSHPAGFVDNLPVGLQLIGNHFDESRLLNLAHRYQQVTDHHTMIPTAFKA; translated from the coding sequence ATGTCAGGAAACACCATTGCCGAGCATATTCAAGCTCTAAAAAACAAGACGATCTCCAGTGTTGAGCTCACTCAGCACTACCTTGACCATATTAAGACAACAGATAACACACTGAATAATTTCATCAGCATTACAGAAGATCAAGCGCTCACAGCGGCCAAACAAGCCGATGAGAAATTAGCCCAAGGCAGCGATATAACTCCGTTAACAGGCGTGCCCATTGCCTATAAAGACATTTTTTGTACAGACGGTGTTAAAACCAGCTGTGGCTCTAAAATGCTTGATAGCTTTATCGCCCCTTATGATGCCACTGTTGTTAGCAAGCTCAAAAATGCCGGCACCGTCATGCTCGGTAAAACCAATATGGATGAGTTCGCAATGGGGTCATCCAATGAAACCAGCTTTTACGGCGCCTCCAAAAACCCTTGGGATTTAAATAAAGTTCCAGGCGGCTCTTCTGGTGGCTCGGCCTCTGCTGTTGCCGCTCGCCAAGCCCCAGCGACTCTCGGTACAGATACCGGTGGCTCGATTCGCCAACCGGCTTCGCTGTGTGGAATCACAGGTTTAAAGCCAACTTATGGGCGCATCAGCCGCTTTGGCATGATTGCCTATGCCTCCAGCTTAGACCAAGCCGGTCCGATGACACAAACCGCAGAAGATGCTGCAATTATGCTAAACGTAATGGCAGGCTTTGATGAAAAAGATTCGACAAGCGTTGACCAACCAGTTGAAGACTACACTAAACACCTTAACAACTCACTCGAAGGTGTACGCATCGGCTTGCCAAAAGAGTATTTTAGCGAAGGTCTAGACAGTCAGGTTGAAAAGCAAGTTCAACTGGCGATTGCAGAATACGAAAAACTCGGGGCTAAAATCTGTGAGATTTCACTGCCGACAACCCAACTTGCCGTTCCAGCCTACTATGTCATCGCTCCGGCTGAATGCTCATCAAACTTAGCACGTATGGACGGCGTACGTTTTGGTCATCGTGCTGATAATCCAGCGGACCTCATCGACCTCTATAAGCGCTCACGCGCAGAAGGCTTTAGCGATGAAGTCAAACGCCGCATTATGGTTGGTACTTATGCGCTTTCAGCCGGTTATTATGATGCTTATTACAATAAAGCACAGCAAGTTCGCCAGCTCATCAGCGATGACTTTAAGCGCGCTTTTAATGAGGTTGACGTGATCGCCGGCCCAACCGCACCGACAACTGCTTTTGATTTTGGCAGCAAGAAAGACCCTGTCGCCATGTATTTATCCGATATCTATACGATTGCCGTAAACTTAGCGGGGTTGCCAGGCTTATCACACCCGGCTGGTTTCGTTGACAATTTGCCAGTTGGATTGCAACTGATCGGTAATCACTTTGATGAATCGCGCTTGCTTAACCTTGCACATCGCTACCAGCAAGTGACAGACCATCACACGATGATACCGACCGCATTTAAAGCTTAA
- a CDS encoding DOPA 4,5-dioxygenase family protein, which translates to MYDYHIHLYYDISTRPVAKLLRNSLYSMLEGVAEVSLLHDKPPYPHPQPMFEIAFPKDLLPKLTKWFKAHRNGHSVLLHPVLGDETDAYHSKGRWMGPPLIIV; encoded by the coding sequence ATGTACGATTATCATATACACCTTTATTACGATATCAGCACTCGCCCGGTTGCCAAACTCCTACGCAATAGCTTATACAGCATGCTAGAAGGTGTTGCAGAAGTCAGCCTGCTCCATGATAAGCCTCCCTACCCACACCCACAGCCGATGTTTGAAATTGCTTTTCCTAAAGACCTGCTTCCTAAGCTGACAAAGTGGTTTAAAGCACATCGCAATGGTCATAGTGTCCTACTCCATCCTGTTTTAGGGGATGAGACTGATGCTTATCACAGCAAAGGCCGCTGGATGGGGCCACCCCTCATTATTGTTTAA